Proteins from one Drosophila gunungcola strain Sukarami chromosome 3R, Dgunungcola_SK_2, whole genome shotgun sequence genomic window:
- the LOC128266325 gene encoding chromobox protein homolog 5 has translation MNQNVDASDFLYDEFTVEKILDRRHYKGQVQYLVKWLNYTDEENTWEMATDLECLTLINSFESVRNLKRGQNLNTLYEKKAKRLKIDPSLVMDNPFNHDLKAQEIRQALKISGEISFSIKFFDLEQPVIIPCDIAYVEIPQMVLKFYEKQWKFEDSQNEYLKNYI, from the coding sequence atgaaCCAAAACGTGGATGCTTCAGATTTTTTATATGACGAGTTTACAGTAGAGAAGATTTTGGATCGAAGGCATTACAAAGGTCAAGTTCAATACTTGGTTAAATGGCTGAACTATACTGATGAAGAAAATACCTGGGAAATGGCCACAGATCTGGAATGCCTTACATTGATAAACTCTTTTGAATCGGTACGAAATCTAAAGAGAGGGCAAAATCTAAATACTCTATAcgaaaaaaaggcaaaacgTCTTAAAATTGATCCAAGCTTGGTGATGGATAATCCTTTCAATCATGATTTAAAAGCCCAAGAAATTCGGCAGGCCTTAAAAATCAGTGGTGAAATATCGTTTTCAATTAAGTTCTTTGATCTCGAACAACCTGTAATCATTCCATGTGACATTGCATATGTGGAGATTCCGCAGAtggttttaaagttttatgaaAAGCAATGGAAATTTGAAGATTCTCAGAATGAATACTTAaagaattatatttaa